One Vanessa cardui chromosome 4, ilVanCard2.1, whole genome shotgun sequence genomic window carries:
- the LOC124544252 gene encoding neurotactin, producing the protein MSATDINKADEEETKTLDKQQIEAEEKEVMLKTENETTEDDVELRHDDGPVKAALSGDITEQGREVKPKFIPIGAIKMPGFFTRNSDREKSKEEEAIEKETDNDKNQEKCDEDKSKQRFQFLQTCPFTKFLQQTPKENDGDSIGAKKGFGLFNVRYPKLFQKHSATEAALASMETLEDKLDTPNDGMENVKLDVTDEQEGKVATRLPLKERIRQKKFIIDDIMVCGVTILVLLAVIVGIVIGARSGPPTERPLRLGRYITTQTTCGLVEGILDDQVYNFYSIPYAVPPIEDKRFTYAQPLNNISMCWNGTLEVHEPGPLCLQFLENGTITGDEDCLTLDVVTPHVRYDSPLPVVVLIGANTLAGGISPAQPSAMYARTKEVVFVRPNFRLGPFGFLALDILSNSKYPRTSGNYGLSDLIAALQWIKYNIKHFGGDAESVTLLGHRAGATLTAALTTVNKAQKLYSRVWLSSPSVIFPGDSLEQSQKANEPFKQISKCNDVDCLRRISQLEIMTATPDTWLGSDINSLPVADELKRSWLVLDGDYLRTHAYESWDAQKEAKNSGKKKVFKPMVFGTTQHSGHSDVLRMKYMNWTADIVEKMVNESYIGEKNLTNEVFKMFNKSYEGLVELISSIRTLCPLISLARLRLVVPMYVVLGSGPGGGIAASGMADINSDIEAILGTFDSEMPEQRRFMAAIQQLFYYYVWHGQLPGPETGLIAIGQDLLAHHGLPACDLLIQEDVVPRQAHID; encoded by the exons ATGAGTGCAACCGATATAAATAAAGCTGACGAAGAAGAGACTAAAACGTTAGATAAGCAACAAATTGAAGCCGAAGAGAAAGAAGTGATGCTGAAAACGGAAAACGAAACAACGGAAGACGATGTAGAGCTACGACACGACGACGGCCCTGTTAAAGCGGCACTCTCGGGGGATATTACTGAACAGGGCCGTGAAGTTAAACCGAAATTCATACCAATTGGCGCTATTAAAATGCCTGGCTTTTTCACGAGGAATTCAGATAGAGAAAAATCAAag GAAGAGGAAGCTATTGAGAAAGAAactgataatgataaaaatcaGGAAAAGTGTGATGAAGACAAGTCTAAACAGCGCTTTCAGTTTTTACAAACTTGCCCATTTACAAAATTCTTGCAGCAGACTCCAAAGGAAAATG ATGGTGATTCTATTGGAGCAAAGAAAGGTTTTGGATTATTCAATGTTAGATAtcctaaattatttcaaaaacattctGCTACGGAGGCAGCACTTGCATCAATGGAAACTTTAGAAGATAAACTTGACACTCCAAATGATGGAATGGAAAATGTAAAATTGGATGTGACT GATGAGCAAGAGGGCAAAGTAGCAACAAGGCTTCCTCTAAAAGAAAGAATCCGACAGAAGAAGTTTATTattg ATGACATAATGGTTTGTGGAGTAACTATATTAGTGTTACTCGCTGTTATTGTGGGGATAGTGATTGGAGCGCGTTCTGGACCGCCCACCGAGCGACCCCTCCGTCTTGGTCGATATATCACCACCCAAACCACATGCGGTTTGGTTGAAgg caTTCTGGACGATCAAGTCTACAATTTCTATAGCATACCATATGCAGTCCCTCCAATAGAAGATAAAAGATTTACATACGCACAACCATTGAACAATATTTCAATGTGTTGGAATGGTACATTGGAAGTTCATGAACCTGGTCCTCTTTGTTTGCAATTTTTGGAAAATGGAACGATTACTGGCGATGAAGATTGTTTAACTCTGGATGTCGTTACCCCTCACGTAAGATATGACAGTCCATTACCTGTTGTTGTATTAATTGGCGCTAACACATTAGCAGGTGGGATAAGTCCTGCTCAACCTTCAGCCATGTATGCAAGAACAAAAGAGGTTGTCTTTGTAAGACCCAATTTCAGACTGGGTCCATTTGGCTTTTTAGCCCTGGATATTTTGTCCAATTCTAAATACCCTCGTACATCTGGCAATTATGGTCTCAGTGATTTAATTGCAGCACTGCAATggataaagtataatataaaacattttggaGGTGATGCTGAATCTGTTACTCTGCTTGGGCATAGAGCTGGGGCAACATTAACTGCAGCCTTGACAACAGTTAATAAGGCTCAGAAGTTATATTCAAGAGTTTGGTTGTCTTCACCTTCCGTTATATTTCCCGGTGATAGTTTGGAGCAATCTCAAAAAGCAAATGAACCCTTTAAACAAATCAGCAAATGTAACGATGTGGATTGTTTACGTCGTATATCGCAGCTAGAAATTATGACAGCCACTCCTGATACATGGCTTGGAAGTGATATTAACTCTTTACCTGTCGCTGACGAACTAAAACGTTCCTGGCTAGTTCTTGACGGAGACTACTTAAGAACTCATGCATACGAAAGTTGGGATGCTCAAAAGGAAGCAAAAAATTCTGGCAAAAAGAAAGTGTTTAAGCCCATGGTTTTTGGAACCACGCAACATTCTGGCCACTCTGACGTACTACGAATGAAGTATATGAATTGGACAGCTGATATTGTAGAAAAAATGGTCAATGAAAGTTACATAGGCGAGAAAAATTTGACTAATGAagtgtttaaaatgtttaataagtcATATGAAGGACTTGTAGAATTAATTTCTTCTATTCGTACATTATGCCCATTAATTAGCTTAGCTCGATTGCGCCTGGTCGTGCCAATGTATGTAGTGTTGGGTTCGGGCCCAGGTGGTGGCATAGCTGCTTCCGGAATGGCAGATATTAATTCTGATATTGAAGCTATTCTTGGTACTTTCGATTCGGAAATGCCAGAACAACGTCGTTTTATGGCAGCCattcaacaattattttattattatgtttggcATGGCCAACTACCAGGACCAGAAACTGGTTTGATTGCAATTGGACAGGACTTGCTAGCACACCATGGTCTGCCAGCGTGTGATTTACTCATACAAGAAGATGTTGTACCGAGACAAGCACACATTGACTAA
- the LOC124544194 gene encoding heat shock protein 75 kDa, mitochondrial, producing the protein MSALRARLCSTVFARRLLYNTKNNSKRIIYDKPLSVYNNDKLTFISCYSTVSDHQPAETVKGNAERKEFQAETRMLLDIVARSLYSDKEVFIRELISNASDALEKFRYLSVSSTPESPKLEQVDRPLNIQLSTDKQNRTLTFQDSGIGMTKEEMIQNLGTIARSGSKSFIEEIKKQGAEEASSIIGQFGVGFYSAFMVADKIEVFTRSSIEGSQGYKWSSDGSGSYEIQEVDGVPIGTKIIVYLKTDCREFADDTTVKNIIMKYSNFIGSPILLNDEQINSIKPLWLMEPKEVTQEQHIEFYRFISNSYDKPRFTLHYKTDAPLSIRSILYVPEGKPGLFELSRDSDVGVALYSRKILIKNKAENILPKWLRFVKGVVDSEDIPLNLSRELLQNSALIAKLRHVLTNRFLKFMVETANKDPVGYDAFYKDYSLFFKEGIVTGQSPLEKEEIAKLLRFESSKLESGSKTSLADYNSRQSNDQRSIYYLAAPSRELAQSSPYYESLKKRDVEVLFCYEMYDELVLLELKEFGGRQLISVENDMQKDPADKSDSIIGIDDLQQSQVSEIITFLKSNLSGKVFEVRTTQKLDSHPCVIIVPEMAAARHFIRTQAQNLSEENRFALLRPQLEINAKHPIIKKLHKLINSDKDLANMVAQQLFANAMVTAGLLMDARNLITNINDLLVKALEKH; encoded by the exons atgtcagCCCTCCGTGCAAGACTATGTTCTACAGTGTTCGCTAGAAGATTGctctataatacaaaaaataattcaaaaagaaTCATATATGACAAGCCTTTGTCTGTATATAACAATG ataaattaacatttatttcatgCTACAGTACTGTTTCGGATCATCAACCAGCCGAAACAGTTAAAGGCAATGCAGAAAGGAAAGAATTTCAGGCAGAAACCAGAATGCTTTTAGATATTGTAGCTCGATCTCTTTATTCAGATAAAGAA gtATTCATTAGAGAGTTAATATCCAATGCTAGTGATGCCTTGGAAAAATTTCGCTACTTAAGTGTGAGCTCAACACCAGAATCACCTAAATTAGAACAAGTCGATAGACCCTTAAATATCCAGCTAAGCACAGATAAACAGAATAGAACACTGACATTTcag GATTCTGGTATAGGTATGACAAAAGAAGAAATGATACAAAATTTAGGAACAATAGCACGATCAGGCTCAAAATCATTCatagaagaaattaaaaaacaaggGGCTGAAGAAGCCAGTTCTATAATTGGACAATTTGGTGTAGGATTTTATTCAGCATTTATGGTTGCTGACAAAATTGAGGTCTTTACAAGAAGTAGCATTGAGGGATCCCAAGGATACAAATGGAGCTCTGATGG gtCTGGTTCATATGAAATTCAAGAAGTAGATGGAGTTCCAATTGGTACTAAAATAATTGTGTACTTGAAGACTGATTGCAGGGAATTTGCAGATGATACTACTGTGAAaa atattataatgaaatatagcAATTTTATTGGTAGCCCTATACTTCTGAATGATGAGCAAATAAATTCTATTAAG ccacTTTGGTTGATGGAGCCCAAAGAAGTAACACAAGAGCAACATATTGAGTTTTATAGGTTTATCAGCAACTCCTATGACAAACCCCGTTTTACCCTTCATTATAAGACAGATGCACCCCTTAGTATAAGATCTATATTATATGTGCCAGAAGGCAAACCAGGCCTGTTTGAATTATCAAGAGATTCAGATGTTGGAGTTGCTCTGTACTCAAGGAAAATCCTGATTAAAAATAAGGCCGAAAATATCTTGCCTAAATGGTTAAGATTTGTAAAAG gtgtTGTTGATTCTGAAGATATTCCTCTCAATCTTAGTAGAGAATTGTTGCAAAATAGTGCATTGATTGC gaaaTTACGCCATGTGTTAACAAATAGATTTCTCAAATTCATGGTTGAAACAGCCAACAAAGACCCAGTAGGATATGATGCATTTTATAAAGATTACTCACTGTTCTTTAAAGAAGGAATTGTCACTGGTCAAAGTCCTTTAGAAAAG gAAGAAATAGCTAAATTACTTCGTTTTGAATCTTCTAAATTGGAAAGTGGATCTAAAACTTCTTTAGCAGATTACAATTCACGTCAAAGTAATGATCAAAGGAGTATATACTATTTAGCAGCTCCCAG TCGTGAATTAGCTCAATCATCACCCTACTATGAATCCCTGAAGAAACGTGATGTCGAAGTTTTATTCTGTTACGAAATGTACGATGAACTAGTTTTATTGGAACTAAAAGAGTTTGGTGGTAGACAACTAATTTCAGTGGAAAACGACATGCAAAAGGATCCTGCCGATAAATCAGACAGTATAATTG GGATTGATGATTTACAACAAAGTCAAGTCAGTGAAATTATAACATTccttaaatcaaatttatctGGTAAGGTATTTGAAGTACGTACAACGCAAAAATTAGATTCGCACCCTTGTGTAATTATTGTTCCGGAAATGGCGGCGGCGAGACATTTTATTCGAACTCAGGCACAGAACCTTAGCGAGGAAAACAGGTTTGCCTTGTTAAGGCCACAGTTAGAAATAAACGCTAA gCACCCCATCATCAAAAAACTACACAAGCTTATAAACAGCGACAAAGATCTGGCAAATATGGTGGCCCAGCAGCTGTTTGCTAATGCGATGGTGACGGCTGGCTTACTTATGGATGctagaaatttaattacaaatattaatgatcTTTTAgtaaaagctttagaaaaacactaa
- the LOC124544482 gene encoding golgin IMH1: MFSKAKRFEPSALIKTQSKVLPKRDIEKNQSKAPVVTKNKVPTSTPSKENFDVKSQCSSVTSTKSFKTPRPIKHSSTTSKTLTGSLKKTLLPPNKNLPKNNDTKDQEELIKAYQVEIRNKDCTITEYNKQIDELKNEIASLQKILQENNNCEDVEKINKKLGMIIISDEQPNKNNEILTEANVITVINNLKSEIFELQKQCEKLENEVSYKQVELTSLEEVITIRDSLCTDLQKKLTDVETCLEETHQRLEMVKGHHALALEANESIRREYKAELETLKIKLDEEKQAIVAKSKADQENLKLKYSSLIDSIKNQLKKEKDDKIQELLHALAAKDKEMKAKLDQIDEATQEKLKLCEIQFEERSRHLQEHWTQQQREIQCLEAEIRDLKHSLNINEEKNVALNKEIKNMQNENDILRNEKKTLMQDLEVMRDESKKKVIDYENEINKLTVEVDRAIKEKNKFEMSLSVTRDIVQVLTMRLRESDNELEHLESQVQTLTNSKEVLESELATFKNTLNNTVLECNEYKEALVNILKSKAALAKEHNRIMEHNVSLIESLQNVEKEAYRELGSIKNELIEDVEIIKKESKSQIQMLREEVEKKRVLCQLATEHAGQATAAAEQSRVLLAQAAAEISRLESENHCIQQQIQDQQSLVVELSLLRQENEELTMTVAKQSSVMDKLRKDAEQVQMKPKSPSVIRKSHKIGKENMQVISPLRERNH; encoded by the exons ATGTTCTCGAAAGCTAAAAGATTTGAACCATCAG CATTAATCAAAACTCAATCAAAAGTTTTACCTAAACGAGATATAGAGAAGAACCAGAGTAAAGCGCCTGTTGTTACGAAAAACAAAGTGCCTACCTCAACACCTTCAAAGGAAAACTTTGATGTGAAATCTCAATGCAGTTCAGTTACAAGTACCAAATCATTTAAAACT CCTAGGCCTATAAAGCATTCAAGTACTACAAGTAAAACATTAACTGGTAGCCTCAAGAAAACATTGTTACCACCTAACAAAAATTTGCCTAAAAATAATGACACGAAAGATCAAGAAGAACTCATCAAAGCTTATCAAGTtgaaataag gAACAAAGATTGCACTATAactgaatataataaacaaatagatGAGCTCAAAAACGAAATAGCtagtttacaaaaaatattacaagaaaaCAACAATTGTGAAGATGTTGAGAAAATCAATAAGAAGCTGGGTATGATAATTATTAGTGATGAACAACCaaacaaaaacaatgaaatattgaCTGAAGCTAATGTAAttactgttattaataatttaaagtctGAGATATTCGAATTACAAAAGCAATGTGAAAAATTAGAAAATGAAGTCAGCTATAAGCAAGTTGAACTTACATCTCTTGAGGAAGTTATCACAATTAGAGATAGCTTGTGTACAGATCTTCAGAAAAAGCTTACAGATGTAGAAACTTGTTTGGAAGAAACTCACCAAAGATTAGAAATGGTCAAGGGGCATCATGCTTTGGCTCTAGAGGCAAATGAGAGTATCCGACGCGAGTACAAAGCTGAGTTAGAAACACTCAAAATAAAACTTGATGAAGAAAAGCAAGCAATTGTTGCTAAATCTAAAGCTGACCAAGAGAATTTGAAACTAAAGTACAGTTCTTTAATagattcaattaaaaatcaacttaaaaaagaaaaagatgaTAAGATACAGGAGTTGCTTCATGCTCTGGCTGCAAAAGATAAAGAAATGAAAGCTAAATTAGATCAAATTGATGAAGCAACACAAGAAAAGTTGAAACTCTGTGAAATACAGTTTGAGGAACGTAGTAGACATTTACAGGAGCACTGGACACAACAGCAAAGAGAAATACAGTGCTTAGAAGCTGAGATAAGAGATTTAaaacattcattaaatataaatgaagaaaaaaatgttgctttaaataaggaaattaaaaatatgcaaaatgaaaatgatattttgaGAAATGAAAAGAAGACTTTGATGCAGGATCTAGAAGTTATGAGAGATGAATCAAAGAAGAAAGTTATAgattatgaaaatgaaatcaataaattgACAGTGGAGGTTGACAGAGCtattaaggaaaaaaataaatttgaaatgtccTTATCAGTTACAAGAGATATTGTACAAGTTTTAACTATGCGTTTAAGAGAATCTGACAATGAATTAGAGCACTTGGAAAGCCAAGTTCAAACTTTGACTAATTCAAAAGAGGTTTTAGAGTCGGAATTAGCGACATTTAAGAATACACTTAATAACACAGTCTTGGAATGTAATGAATACAAAGAAGCTCTTGTGAATATACTGAAATCTAAAGCAGCTTTGGCTAAAGAGCACAATCGAATTATGGAACATAATGTGTCTCTCATAGAAAGTTTACAAAATGTTGAAAAGGAAGCTTATCGTGAACTTGGCTCTATAAAAAACGAGCTAATAGAAGatgtagaaattattaaaaaagaatcaaAATCTCAAATACAAATGTTGAGGGAGGAG gTGGAAAAGAAACGCGTTTTGTGTCAGTTAGCGACAGAGCATGCTGGACAAGCTACGGCAGCAGCAGAACAGTCTCGTGTACTACTGGCACAGGCAGCTGCGGAGATATCGCGACTCGAGAGCGAAAATCATTGCATCCAACAGCag ATTCAAGATCAACAATCTTTAGTCGTTGAATTGTCACTACTGCGACAAGAGAATGAGGAATTGACAATGACCGTTGCAAAACAATCTTCTGTTATGGATAAACTGAGAAAAGATGCAGAACAAGTACAGATGAAACCTAAATCCCCTTCTGTAATACGTAAAAGTCATAAAATTGGAAAGGAGAACATGCAAGTTATTTCTCCTCTTAGGGAACGTAACcattaa
- the LOC124544133 gene encoding splicing factor 3A subunit 2, with amino-acid sequence MDFQNRPGGKTGGGGVASWSESNRDRRERLRQLALETIDLNKDPYFMKNHLGSYECKLCLTLHNNEGSYLAHTQGKKHQANLARRAAKEAKEAPQQLAPEKPRIEPKKFVKIGRPGYRVTKQKDPENGQQSLLFQVDYPEIAEGVQPRHRFMSAYEQKIEPPDRRWQYLLFAAEPYETIAFKVPSREVEKHDSKFWTHWNKDTKQFFLQFAFKMEPLRMPPPPPKMWENHGIRLPPPPGAPMMGVPPPPPLLPVPPPPPSM; translated from the exons ATGGATTTCCAAAACCGCCCTGGCGGTAAAACCGGTGGAGGAGGTGTAGCATCATGGTCCGAAAGCAATCGCGATCGCCGCGAAAGACTTCGGCAATTAGCTTTAGAGactatagatttaaataaagatccatattttatgaaaaatcattTGG GTTCATATGAATGTAAATTGTGTTTAACACTCCACAATAATGAAGGCAGTTACTTGGCTCATACCCAAGGAAAGAAGCATCAAGCTAACTTGGCGCGCAGAGCTGCTAAGGAAGCTAAGGAAGCTCCACAACAGTTAGCCCCTGAGAAACCAAGAATTGAACCTAAAAAGTTCGTTAAAATTGGTAGACCCGGTTATAGAGTAACTAAGCAAAAAGACCCAGAAAATGGACAGCAAAGTTTGCTATTTCAAGTTGATTATCCTG AAATTGCTGAAGGTGTCCAACCCAGACATCGTTTTATGTCAGCTTATGAGCAGAAAATTGAACCACCAGATCGTAGGTGGCAATACCTTCTTTTTGCTGCTGAGCCTTATGAAACAATAGCTTTTAAAGTGCCCAGCCGTGAGGTAGAAAAACATGATTCTAAGTTCTGGACCCACTGGAACAAAGACACAAAACAGTTTTTCCTCcaatttgcatttaaaatgGAACCACTAAGAATGCCTCCTCCTCCTCCGAAGATGTGGGAAAACCATGGTATTAGGTTGCCTCCACCACCTGGGGCCCCAATGATGGGTGTACCGCCTCCACCCCCATTACTGCCTGTACCCCCACCCCCTCCATCTATGTAA
- the LOC124544440 gene encoding 40S ribosomal protein S10, giving the protein MLMPKQNRVAIYEFLFKEGVMVAKKDYHAPKHPDLEKIPNLQVIKAMQSLKSRGYVKEQFAWRHFYWYLTNEGIEYLRIFLHLPPEIVPATLKRSVRIETVRRGAVGRSDAPARSAEDRSMYRRAPTTPDAPHDKKADVGPGSGRVEFRGGFGRGRPAP; this is encoded by the exons ATGTTGATGCCAAAACAGAATCGCGTTGCGATCTATGAATTCCTCTTCAAAGAGGGTGTCATGGTAGCCAAAAAAGATTACCATGCACCCAAGCATCCGGATCTTGAAAAGATTCCCAACCTTCAAGTTATTAAGGCAATGCAATCATTAAAATCTAGAGGTTATGTGAAGGAACAATTTGCGTGGAGGCATTTCTACTG GTATCTTACAAATGAAGGTATTGAATACCTAAGGATCTTCCTTCATCTGCCACCTGAAATTGTGCCCGCTACACTTAAGCGCTCAGTGCGTATTGAGACAGTCCGTCGTGGTGCTGTTGGCCGCTCCGATGCCCCAGCTCGCTCTGCTGAAGACAGATCCATGTACCGTCGTGCACCTACCACACCTGATGCACCACATGATAAGAAGGCTGATGTTGGCCCTGGCTCTGGCAGAGTTGAATTC AGAGGAGGATTTGGCCGTGGCAGACCAGCTCCTTAA